In Saccharicrinis fermentans DSM 9555 = JCM 21142, a genomic segment contains:
- a CDS encoding SusC/RagA family TonB-linked outer membrane protein — translation MENKFKPMKSMGFLIAMLLFCSTVIFAQELQVSGKVTDLGGDPLPGVAVVVKGTTVGTITGMNGEYHLNVESEKVLVFSFIGMKTKEVAVGVNTLMNVILEDETTDLEEVQVIAYGSQKKVSVVGAITSVGNKDLVSTPTGSVANSLAGHVTGLASIQSSGQPGANDPDLYIRGISTLDASTSTPLMMVDGVERDFMQLDPEEIESISILKDASATAVYGIRGANGVILVTTKRGSVGKPKISVSASMSMQQPTQLLDFADSYTYATVYNKAQLNDGIAEDKLMFSQDAIDNFKTGENPLVYPNTDWMDYLFKSFAKQHKENVNITGGSKRVKYFVSLGFFSQDGMLEDFGSLDYDYNFGYNRFNYRSNVDVEVTNTTTLALTIGGRTEDRVEPNTKEGMDQMWRQIYWAVPFSGSGVVDDKYLVNGNNYIDLQKKDGLDPFYGRGFKEFNKNTLNFDIALKQKLDFVTEGLRFGVKAAYNTSYNHNKTRSTSVRTYDPIFLKDAETNVSAEDPNAYDVVYKTSGSFGNLGYNEDTDKARNWYAEATLNYNRNFGLHAVGALLLYNQRRNYYPEQYADLPTGYIGSAFRATYAYNNRYLAEINMGYNGSEQFDSKKRYGLFPAVSLGWVITEEAFMQGQDILSFLKIRGSYGLVGNDRLGANRFLYLPDAYDVSAGGYNFGIDVPQSLPGASESRIGNPNLTWETAVKQNYGIDAKFFDNQLSVNADFFIEDREDILVTRATVPGYVAATLPAVNLGEVNNKGGEIEVIWRQRLNGNFNYFIKLNASHAKNKIIFKDEVRPNESYMAATGRAVGQHFGYQTLGFWQEEHFDVDNEGSYTLKPEFVSYQNPQPGDVRYKDRNNDGKIDTDDIGYVGYSNVPQTTLGASFGFEYKGFDFKTVWAGATNVSRYLDDTYKVAFGATKSRSLLQYMVDDAWTPETAYSATYPRISITGADRNMQKSDLWVKDASYLRLKNLELGYTVKASFMNKLGLSNMRVYFSGYNLLTFSRLKMVDPEAKTGSNSVYPVMRVYNLGLNLKF, via the coding sequence ATGGAAAACAAATTTAAACCAATGAAGAGTATGGGATTTTTGATTGCAATGCTTCTTTTTTGTAGCACTGTAATTTTTGCCCAAGAGCTTCAAGTGAGTGGTAAGGTTACCGATTTAGGTGGTGACCCATTACCTGGTGTCGCGGTGGTGGTTAAAGGAACAACTGTTGGCACAATAACAGGTATGAATGGGGAATATCATTTAAATGTTGAATCGGAAAAGGTTTTGGTGTTTTCATTTATCGGAATGAAAACAAAAGAAGTGGCCGTAGGAGTAAACACTTTAATGAATGTGATCCTTGAGGATGAGACTACAGACCTTGAGGAAGTGCAAGTGATTGCCTATGGTAGTCAGAAAAAAGTTTCTGTAGTGGGTGCTATTACTTCTGTAGGTAATAAAGATTTGGTGTCTACACCAACAGGCAGTGTGGCTAACTCTTTAGCAGGACACGTTACAGGATTAGCGTCTATTCAATCTTCAGGACAACCTGGAGCCAACGATCCGGATTTGTACATTCGTGGGATTTCAACGCTCGACGCATCCACTTCAACACCATTAATGATGGTGGATGGTGTTGAACGTGATTTTATGCAATTAGATCCTGAAGAGATAGAGAGTATTTCTATTTTAAAGGATGCTTCTGCCACAGCTGTTTATGGTATAAGGGGTGCAAACGGTGTTATTTTGGTGACTACCAAGCGAGGAAGTGTGGGAAAGCCTAAGATTTCAGTGAGTGCCTCAATGAGTATGCAACAGCCTACTCAGTTGTTGGATTTTGCAGATAGTTATACTTATGCCACAGTTTATAATAAAGCACAGTTAAATGATGGTATAGCAGAAGATAAATTGATGTTTTCGCAGGATGCTATTGATAATTTTAAAACAGGAGAAAACCCACTTGTGTATCCCAATACCGATTGGATGGATTATCTGTTTAAGAGTTTTGCAAAACAACATAAAGAAAATGTCAATATTACCGGAGGTTCCAAAAGGGTAAAATACTTTGTTTCTCTGGGCTTCTTTTCGCAAGACGGTATGTTGGAGGATTTTGGTTCGCTTGATTACGACTATAATTTTGGTTATAACCGTTTTAACTATCGCTCAAATGTTGATGTAGAAGTTACTAATACAACTACGCTGGCATTAACCATTGGAGGACGTACCGAAGATAGGGTAGAACCCAATACCAAGGAGGGTATGGATCAAATGTGGCGCCAGATATACTGGGCAGTTCCTTTTTCTGGATCAGGTGTGGTAGATGACAAATACCTAGTTAATGGAAACAACTATATTGATCTTCAGAAGAAAGATGGCTTGGATCCTTTTTACGGCAGAGGTTTTAAAGAATTTAATAAAAACACACTTAACTTCGATATTGCTTTAAAACAAAAGCTCGACTTTGTTACTGAAGGACTTCGTTTTGGTGTAAAAGCTGCCTACAATACTAGCTATAATCATAATAAAACACGCAGCACATCAGTTAGAACTTATGATCCTATATTTTTGAAAGATGCAGAAACAAATGTAAGTGCAGAAGACCCTAATGCATATGATGTTGTTTATAAAACTTCGGGATCATTTGGTAATCTAGGTTATAATGAAGATACCGATAAGGCGCGTAATTGGTATGCTGAAGCTACTTTAAACTATAATAGAAACTTCGGTCTGCACGCTGTTGGTGCACTTTTGTTATACAACCAGCGTAGAAACTATTATCCCGAACAGTATGCTGATCTTCCCACAGGATATATTGGGAGTGCGTTCCGTGCTACTTATGCCTATAATAATCGATATTTGGCTGAAATTAATATGGGATACAATGGTTCTGAGCAGTTTGACTCAAAAAAGCGTTATGGCTTATTTCCCGCAGTATCGCTTGGTTGGGTAATAACGGAAGAAGCTTTTATGCAAGGTCAAGATATACTGTCATTTTTAAAGATTAGAGGTTCTTATGGTTTAGTAGGTAATGACCGTTTAGGGGCAAATCGTTTTTTGTATTTGCCAGATGCTTATGATGTTAGTGCCGGAGGGTATAACTTTGGTATTGATGTCCCTCAAAGTTTGCCGGGAGCATCAGAATCGCGTATAGGGAATCCTAACCTTACCTGGGAAACGGCCGTTAAGCAAAATTATGGGATCGATGCTAAATTTTTCGATAATCAATTGTCAGTCAATGCAGATTTTTTTATAGAGGATCGAGAAGATATATTAGTAACACGAGCAACGGTTCCCGGTTATGTGGCAGCAACTTTACCTGCGGTTAATTTGGGTGAAGTAAATAATAAAGGTGGTGAAATAGAAGTGATTTGGCGTCAAAGATTAAACGGAAACTTTAACTATTTTATTAAACTGAATGCTTCGCATGCCAAAAATAAAATTATTTTTAAAGATGAGGTAAGACCCAATGAAAGTTATATGGCCGCTACTGGTCGTGCTGTAGGGCAACATTTTGGTTATCAAACCCTCGGCTTTTGGCAAGAGGAACATTTTGATGTTGACAACGAAGGAAGCTATACGTTAAAGCCTGAATTTGTGTCCTATCAAAACCCTCAACCTGGTGATGTACGTTACAAGGATAGAAACAATGATGGCAAGATTGATACCGACGATATTGGTTATGTCGGTTATTCAAATGTACCGCAGACTACTCTTGGTGCTTCTTTTGGATTTGAGTATAAGGGTTTTGACTTCAAAACTGTATGGGCGGGAGCGACTAATGTATCCCGTTACCTTGATGATACTTACAAAGTTGCATTTGGTGCTACTAAAAGTCGATCACTATTGCAATATATGGTTGATGATGCCTGGACTCCAGAAACAGCCTATTCGGCCACTTATCCACGTATTTCTATAACTGGAGCTGACAGAAATATGCAGAAATCTGATTTGTGGGTTAAAGATGCTTCGTACTTAAGACTTAAAAATTTAGAATTAGGATATACAGTGAAAGCTTCTTTTATGAATAAGCTAGGACTTAGCAATATGAGAGTTTACTTTAGTGGATATAACCTGTTGACATTTAGTAGATTGAAAATGGTAGATCCGGAAGCTAAAACGGGAAGTAATTCAGTGTATCCTGTTATGCGGGTTTATAATCTTGGCTTAAACTTGAAATTCTAA
- a CDS encoding RagB/SusD family nutrient uptake outer membrane protein — MKNSKNYIWMALFACLFMACEEVKFGDEFLAKPPSGDVTIDTVYSNIVYAEQALWNTYATLPYRINRNWNAKGNVMGMDIMESITDLVQSHLAWGGAAKYYGGQYDAGSENSGTWTKYHFTQEDSWTGIRKAYLFIENIDGVPDVSEDYIRRLKAEAKLIIAIHYSDMFRHYGGLPWIDSSVSPSDDFNKQRLTAKETLDNIIDLIDEAIADLPWELESNDNWEGRMHRAGAMGLKARMLLFGASPLFNDDVPYLAGDASSQKMTWFGEKDPQLWVEARDAAKALIDELQLRGVYSMVNTGNPRQDFQDGYYKRGLHEVLIPVHAGYKTGDYWSQNYYFYQSAGGYGTNCWTQNYVDMFPMKNGGAIYDANGNPANGYDPNDPYKDRDPRLYETILTNGDEYLGRTAEIWIGGRERKNVTSKGRITGYGARKFWLDGDASTSVKSITHWPYLRLPEIYLSYAEAINEIEGGPTAEAYEYVNKVRSRVGVGVLEEGLNQQEFREALLRERACEFGLEEVRWFDLIRWKREQDFTKTLHGMDIKSGDGAGGQLTYNVTDQPERFWKKEWSPKWYLSAFPPDEVNKDYGLVQNPGW, encoded by the coding sequence ATGAAAAATAGTAAAAATTATATATGGATGGCCCTCTTTGCATGTTTGTTTATGGCTTGCGAAGAAGTTAAATTCGGAGATGAGTTCTTGGCGAAACCGCCCAGTGGAGATGTTACTATAGATACGGTGTATAGTAACATTGTATATGCAGAACAAGCCCTTTGGAATACTTATGCTACACTACCTTATCGTATTAATAGAAATTGGAATGCCAAAGGTAATGTGATGGGGATGGATATTATGGAGAGTATTACCGATCTGGTACAGAGTCATCTTGCCTGGGGAGGTGCTGCCAAATATTATGGGGGTCAATATGATGCAGGGTCGGAAAATAGTGGTACATGGACCAAATATCATTTTACCCAAGAGGATAGTTGGACAGGTATAAGAAAAGCCTATTTATTTATCGAAAATATTGATGGAGTACCCGATGTTAGTGAGGATTATATAAGACGTTTAAAGGCGGAGGCTAAATTAATAATTGCTATTCATTATTCTGATATGTTCAGACATTATGGTGGATTGCCTTGGATTGATAGCTCGGTGTCACCTAGCGATGATTTTAACAAACAACGATTAACTGCTAAGGAAACACTTGATAACATTATTGACTTAATAGATGAAGCTATTGCTGATTTACCTTGGGAACTGGAAAGTAATGATAATTGGGAAGGGAGAATGCATCGTGCAGGAGCCATGGGACTCAAAGCCCGAATGTTGCTCTTTGGGGCGAGTCCCTTGTTTAATGACGATGTACCTTATTTGGCTGGAGATGCATCTAGTCAAAAGATGACTTGGTTTGGCGAAAAAGACCCTCAACTATGGGTCGAAGCCAGGGATGCTGCCAAGGCTTTGATTGATGAATTGCAGCTAAGGGGTGTATATAGTATGGTTAATACGGGTAATCCTCGTCAGGATTTTCAGGATGGTTATTACAAAAGAGGTTTGCATGAAGTTCTAATACCCGTTCATGCCGGATATAAAACAGGAGATTATTGGTCTCAGAACTACTATTTCTACCAATCAGCAGGAGGTTATGGTACTAACTGTTGGACACAAAACTATGTGGATATGTTTCCCATGAAAAATGGAGGGGCTATTTATGATGCCAATGGCAATCCGGCCAATGGTTACGATCCGAATGATCCTTACAAAGACAGAGATCCTCGTTTGTACGAAACTATTCTGACCAATGGAGATGAATACTTAGGAAGAACTGCTGAAATATGGATTGGAGGGAGAGAAAGAAAAAATGTCACTTCAAAGGGGCGTATTACTGGGTATGGAGCACGAAAATTTTGGCTGGATGGAGATGCTTCTACATCTGTTAAATCTATTACGCATTGGCCCTATTTACGATTACCTGAAATTTATCTTTCTTATGCTGAGGCGATTAATGAGATAGAAGGCGGTCCTACAGCGGAGGCTTATGAATATGTTAATAAAGTGCGTTCACGAGTTGGAGTCGGAGTCTTGGAGGAAGGTTTAAATCAACAAGAATTTAGAGAAGCATTATTGCGCGAACGAGCTTGTGAATTTGGTTTGGAAGAGGTGCGATGGTTCGATCTTATTCGATGGAAACGTGAACAGGATTTCACTAAAACCTTACATGGAATGGATATTAAAAGTGGTGACGGCGCAGGTGGTCAATTAACTTACAATGTTACCGATCAACCTGAAAGATTTTGGAAAAAGGAATGGAGTCCTAAATGGTACTTGAGTGCATTCCCACCAGATGAAGTGAATAAGGATTATGGTTTGGTACAAAACCCGGGTTGGTAA